ccccaccctttggcTCTTGATGATACAGGtttgagcagggactcaaactgagatccttgcacggATCCTAGTACTGAGTATTATCTGTGCTTAATTGGGcttgtcaccacctgaccccaatccTTTTttgacaaacatttaaaaaatattatttatttattattggatagacagagaaactgtgggagatagagggagacagagtgtgtgtgtgtgtgtgtgtgtgtgtgtgtgtgtgtgtgtgtgtgtgtattgagcactactcagctctggatatTGGtgttgctgggaactgaacctgggacctcttacagacttttgtgtaaccactatgctatctccttggctctcatatatacattttataaatgagaacaGTGGGCTTCAGAGATACTATGAGATTTGCCCAagtactagtttttgttgttttgttttgttttcccagagcactgctaaattcatgccttctggtggtgctggggattgaacttggacctttggtgcctctcaaaaggactttttgcataaccactatactacttCCCCAATCCaggtgtaggggtgtgtgtgtgtgtgtgtgtgtgtgtgtgtgtgtgtgtgtgtgtgtgtgtgtgtattggagacaaggaggtagagagacaccacatcactgaaacatccttcagtgtgctggaggccaggcttgaaccgaGGTGGTacacatgacagagcagcacactgcccacGTGAGCTATCCTGCCAGCCTGCCGCTTTTGTTTTCCCGTCTGCTATATAGTATGCATTGGGCTACTAGAGTGTGGCTGGCTGGCACAGCATGGCATTATTTGTTGAACGGATGATCATCCCGACTCTAGTAGGTACTTAAAATATAATTCTTgttatatagttaaaaaaaaaaaaataacccgaTTGCCTAGAACTATCTAGATTCCTTTTCCCAGTGTCATTTATCACATCCCCTGGGGCTGTCCTTGGAgaccctccttctttccttttaaccagctttggtttatggcagtgctggggattgaacctgggacctttgacgcctctggcacaaaagtctttttgcacagccattatgctgtctccccagcccaagactctttctctctgggtattctttttgttatttattgccgccaggatcatcactggggctcagtgccagcactacaaatccgcagctcccagaggccattttttctttcttcttttctattttttattagacaggacagaaattaagaaagggtggggaggtagagggaaagacaagacaccagcagacctgcttcagctttCCCGAAGcggatcccctacaggtgggggatgggAAGCGTTcataccagggtccttgtgcttgctaatatgtgtgcttaactgggtatgccactgcctagcccctctgCAGGAATTCTATCACAAAGGACACAGTCTTTATCTTCATGGCAGGTGCTCAAGGCTGGGTCCTCTATTTGAGACAGAGCTGAATGCTTTCACCTCCTCGTCTGGCCTCCTTTGGCCCTGGAATAGGGAGACTATAGTCCTCAAGTCTTTCCCCCGCCCCCAGAGGGCAGGACTGCATTTGTCtcagaggaggggacagagcAGGGAGTATATGCTTCCTGTTTCCACAGGCCTGGGGTGGCAGTCACCACACacgcccctccctcccccctcagtcCCACCCTGGTCTCTGACCAGGCAGCAGCCCTGGACAACCCTGGACACGGCACACACAGCCCACAACCTGGGCTCACAGGGAGACAAAAGGCACCGCCTGTGTGCCCACGGCTATGGCCGGCACCTTCATACCGGGGCTGAACCCTCAGAAGCCTCATTATATCCCAGGGTAAGACTTCTACTCTCACCACATCCTGCTTGCCTTTGGGAGGTGGGGgacagagatgggggtggggggtgggccaCCTAGACCTTTGGGGCCGGGTGAACATACTGGTTTGGGAAGCTCAGGGCTGGGGTATCTGTAGTATCCactagatggagaaagaaaggcgAGAATAGTGGTGGCTGGCTTGCCGGAAAGCTCCTGTTGTCTTCTCCATGGCAACAGGGTAAAAGCAGAGGGGAAGGGCCTGCAGCCCAGACAGAGAGCTCAGGAATGTGTGCTGTCAACGGATACTCATCGCGTCCAGAAAGACCAGGCTCCCAAGGTTTCTGCTCCTGTCTCAGGACGACGGGGCAGGGGGCTTCTGGAGGCAAGTGTGTGAATCCTGCACGACAGGTACTCTGGACACTGCCCACTACTTCGGTTCAGCATGGGCCAGACCTACGGGCAGGTGACGGGTCGGCTGCTCAGAGGTTCTCCTGGCCGAGCCTGGCCCCCTGCCCGCCGCTCACTTCTGCCTCCCATTCAGCCTCCGCGAGCTCCCGAGGTTCCCAGGGGCAGCCTGCCTGCCAGGCGTGGCCACGAGAGGCTCAGCATGCTCAGCATGGTCCCCGGGTACACAGGTGCGTACCTGGGCGCGATCAGGCTGCCCAGTCTGGGACAGTGTCCCAGACACTCACAGAAGTCTCCCTCGTCCCTGCCCACCCAGGTTTTGTGCCCCGGGCACAGTTCATCTTTGCAAAGAACTGCAGCCAGATCTGGGCCGAGGCCGTGAGTGACTTTGCTCAGAGGTCCGGAGGGGAAGGGAGTCAAGAAgccaagggagaaagagatgcagagagagaccaagagccTGAgctggaggtggaggaagagccTGCGCTGGGGCAGGAGGCAGAACAAGTGAGGAAGCCCCCCTTGGTGTGGCCAGGCCAGGGGTGACTGTGGGTTCGGGGCCCTGGGCTTGACTGCTAGTCCCTCCCCAGAGCGTGTGCTAGAGCCAGGGGCTAACCTGATGGCCTGTTcttgtcaccccccccccagcaggcctCCCCCTACTCCATGGATGACAAAGATCCTCAAAAGTTCTTCATGTCAGGTGAGAGGAGGGGGCGATGACTGAAGGTATGGGgtgtacccccacccccagtggggAGTCCAGTCAGTCAGGATCCCGCCCTGTCCCCGTCCCAGGCTTCACGGGCTATGTGCCCCGCGCCCGCTTCCTCTTCGGCTCCAGCTTCCCTGTGCTCACCAGCCAGGCGCTGCAGGAATTCGGGCAGATGCACGCCCAGGGCCAGCCCCAGGACCCCAGACATCTCCCGCCACCGCCCAGGAACTACCCTCACAACCTGGGCCTCTTACCTCACTATGGGGGCTATGTGCCAGGTGAGAAGCACCCTGCACAGAggttctgggggctggggtgctTGTGTGGGGCAGGTcgaggaggctggggg
The sequence above is drawn from the Erinaceus europaeus chromosome 10, mEriEur2.1, whole genome shotgun sequence genome and encodes:
- the CIMIP2B gene encoding ciliary microtubule inner protein 2B isoform X1 — encoded protein: MAGTFIPGLNPQKPHYIPGYSGHCPLLRFSMGQTYGQVTGRLLRGSPGRAWPPARRSLLPPIQPPRAPEVPRGSLPARRGHERLSMLSMVPGYTGFVPRAQFIFAKNCSQIWAEAVSDFAQRSGGEGSQEAKGERDAERDQEPELEVEEEPALGQEAEQQASPYSMDDKDPQKFFMSGFTGYVPRARFLFGSSFPVLTSQALQEFGQMHAQGQPQDPRHLPPPPRNYPHNLGLLPHYGGYVPGYKFQFGRTYGHLTQDALGLSTVQKQLLVEDIKPSLPLPAHLSHPSGQNKGGLEVREGTQRKLFGG
- the CIMIP2B gene encoding ciliary microtubule inner protein 2B isoform X2 — its product is MAGTFIPGLNPQKPHYIPGYSGHCPLLRFSMGQTYGQVTGRLLRGSPGRAWPPARRSLLPPIQPPRAPEVPRGSLPARRGHERLSMLSMVPGYTGFVPRAQFIFAKNCSQIWAEAVSDFAQRSGGEGSQEAKGERDAERDQEPELEVEEEPALGQEAEQASPYSMDDKDPQKFFMSGFTGYVPRARFLFGSSFPVLTSQALQEFGQMHAQGQPQDPRHLPPPPRNYPHNLGLLPHYGGYVPGYKFQFGRTYGHLTQDALGLSTVQKQLLVEDIKPSLPLPAHLSHPSGQNKGGLEVREGTQRKLFGG